A DNA window from Camelina sativa cultivar DH55 chromosome 13, Cs, whole genome shotgun sequence contains the following coding sequences:
- the LOC104737438 gene encoding F-box protein SKIP17 isoform X1, whose product MDSPNPPTQIPNSVRPVPGSNQSYADSIISSLLLFPDSSPTSISSSFDRVLDKALASASVDESVQDRLVDRTLELASLLLDSTKRCFRKRASVHNSNSWFLPPELTIKVFSMLDTKSLMQASVCCTMFNNCAIDRVCYSHIDLTTAARYADKGIVSTVINRAGRELRSLKIGRVVRAAGSDSPTPLLSGSCLSTLAYNHGFLGSRLRNLRLYNLRPIKYRSLCNALSVCPNITDLRIVGLYNLTEELFNSLTIKCRFIEHLFLETYGYPRTLETKTGSSLIDFVANCPNLTSLTLIRFGLTDEWARNLVESSRKLKYLNLARSPTIKGRFLRELGLSCKDPPLKTLILRNCPKLQEKEVLEFCNSILAGNFKSIRHIDVSSNRGLVSSVRGKRCNKPTFPLERLKEEKSDVTFVAEFPMTSSKKLYDDEELRLIEMMDADDDEVDDDDDSDDDSEDGSDEDESDDDVGMGFHEEYLL is encoded by the exons ATGGATTCACCAAATCCTCCCACTCAAATCCCTAACTCGGTCCGTCCTGTTCCTGGCTCCAATCAGAGCTACGCCGATTCGATTATCTCATCGCTCCTTTTGTTTCCCGATTCCTCTCCGACCTCCATTAGCTCATCCTTCGATCGAGTCCTCGACAAAGCTCTCGCCTCCGCTTCCGTTGATGAATCCGTTCAGGATCGTCTCGTCGATCGTACTCTCGAACTCGCCTCTCTCCTCCTCGATTCCACTAAACGATGCTTCCGGAAACGAGCTTCCGTTCACAATTCCAATTCGTGGTTCCTACCCCCAGAACTCACCATCaag GTGTTTTCGATGCTTGATACAAAGTCTCTGATGCAAGCATCTGTGTGCTGCACTATGTTCAACAATTGTGCCATTGATCGTGTATGTTACTCCCACATCGACCTCACAACGGCTGCTAGATATGCTGATAAAGGAATTGTGTCTACTGTGATCAATCGGGCTGGAAGAGAACTCAG ATCCCTCAAAATTGGTCGTGTTGTTCGCGCAGCTGGATCTGATTCTCCCACGCCTTTGCTTAGCGGATCTTGTCTCTCTACACTAGCCTATAATCATGGTTTTCTTGG GAGTCGCTTGAGAAACCTTCGGCTTTACAATCTCAGACCAATAAAATACAGGTCCTTATGCAATGCGTTGTCAGTTTGCCCAAACATCACTGATCTGAGAATTGTTGGATT GTATAACCTTACTGAAGAGCTATTTAACTCGCTGACAATAAAATGCCGCTTCATAGAACACCTGTTCTTAGAGACCTATGGTTATCCAC GTACGTTAGAGACTAAAACAGGATCATCATTGATAGACTTTGTGGCCAACTGTCCCAACTTAACTTCTCTAACTCTCATACGTTTTGGACTAACCGATGAATGGGCCCGAAATCTTGTTGAG AGTTCTCGTAAACTGAAGTACCTGAATTTGGCCAGATCACCTACAATCAAAGGTCGTTTTTTGAg GGAGTTGGGACTTAGCTGCAAAGATCCTCCACTCAAGACTCTAATATTGCGTAACTGTCCTAAACTACAGGAG AAAGAGGTGTTGGAATTCTGTAACTCGATACTCGCAGGGAACTTCAAATCCATTCGTCACATT GATGTTTCAAGTAACCGCGGCTTAGTTTCTTCAGTGAGGGGCAAGAGATGTAACAAACCAAC TTTTCCACTGGAGAggctgaaagaagaaaaatcagatGTCACATTTGTCGCAGAATTTCCAATGACAAG TTCAAAAAAGCTCTACGATGACGAAGAGTTGAGGCTGATAGAGATGATGGATGCTGACGACGATGAAGTggatgacgatgatgattcGGATGATGACTCGGAAGACGGATCGGATGAGGATGAGTCAGATGATGATGTGGGTATGGGCTTTCATGAAGAATATTTGTTATGA
- the LOC104737438 gene encoding F-box protein SKIP17 isoform X2, which produces MDSPNPPTQIPNSVRPVPGSNQSYADSIISSLLLFPDSSPTSISSSFDRVLDKALASASVDESVQDRLVDRTLELASLLLDSTKRCFRKRASVHNSNSWFLPPELTIKVFSMLDTKSLMQASVCCTMFNNCAIDRVCYSHIDLTTAARYADKGIVSTVINRAGRELRSLKIGRVVRAAGSDSPTPLLSGSCLSTLAYNHGFLGSRLRNLRLYNLRPIKYRSLCNALSVCPNITDLRIVGLYNLTEELFNSLTIKCRFIEHLFLETYGTLETKTGSSLIDFVANCPNLTSLTLIRFGLTDEWARNLVESSRKLKYLNLARSPTIKGRFLRELGLSCKDPPLKTLILRNCPKLQEKEVLEFCNSILAGNFKSIRHIDVSSNRGLVSSVRGKRCNKPTFPLERLKEEKSDVTFVAEFPMTSSKKLYDDEELRLIEMMDADDDEVDDDDDSDDDSEDGSDEDESDDDVGMGFHEEYLL; this is translated from the exons ATGGATTCACCAAATCCTCCCACTCAAATCCCTAACTCGGTCCGTCCTGTTCCTGGCTCCAATCAGAGCTACGCCGATTCGATTATCTCATCGCTCCTTTTGTTTCCCGATTCCTCTCCGACCTCCATTAGCTCATCCTTCGATCGAGTCCTCGACAAAGCTCTCGCCTCCGCTTCCGTTGATGAATCCGTTCAGGATCGTCTCGTCGATCGTACTCTCGAACTCGCCTCTCTCCTCCTCGATTCCACTAAACGATGCTTCCGGAAACGAGCTTCCGTTCACAATTCCAATTCGTGGTTCCTACCCCCAGAACTCACCATCaag GTGTTTTCGATGCTTGATACAAAGTCTCTGATGCAAGCATCTGTGTGCTGCACTATGTTCAACAATTGTGCCATTGATCGTGTATGTTACTCCCACATCGACCTCACAACGGCTGCTAGATATGCTGATAAAGGAATTGTGTCTACTGTGATCAATCGGGCTGGAAGAGAACTCAG ATCCCTCAAAATTGGTCGTGTTGTTCGCGCAGCTGGATCTGATTCTCCCACGCCTTTGCTTAGCGGATCTTGTCTCTCTACACTAGCCTATAATCATGGTTTTCTTGG GAGTCGCTTGAGAAACCTTCGGCTTTACAATCTCAGACCAATAAAATACAGGTCCTTATGCAATGCGTTGTCAGTTTGCCCAAACATCACTGATCTGAGAATTGTTGGATT GTATAACCTTACTGAAGAGCTATTTAACTCGCTGACAATAAAATGCCGCTTCATAGAACACCTGTTCTTAGAGACCTATG GTACGTTAGAGACTAAAACAGGATCATCATTGATAGACTTTGTGGCCAACTGTCCCAACTTAACTTCTCTAACTCTCATACGTTTTGGACTAACCGATGAATGGGCCCGAAATCTTGTTGAG AGTTCTCGTAAACTGAAGTACCTGAATTTGGCCAGATCACCTACAATCAAAGGTCGTTTTTTGAg GGAGTTGGGACTTAGCTGCAAAGATCCTCCACTCAAGACTCTAATATTGCGTAACTGTCCTAAACTACAGGAG AAAGAGGTGTTGGAATTCTGTAACTCGATACTCGCAGGGAACTTCAAATCCATTCGTCACATT GATGTTTCAAGTAACCGCGGCTTAGTTTCTTCAGTGAGGGGCAAGAGATGTAACAAACCAAC TTTTCCACTGGAGAggctgaaagaagaaaaatcagatGTCACATTTGTCGCAGAATTTCCAATGACAAG TTCAAAAAAGCTCTACGATGACGAAGAGTTGAGGCTGATAGAGATGATGGATGCTGACGACGATGAAGTggatgacgatgatgattcGGATGATGACTCGGAAGACGGATCGGATGAGGATGAGTCAGATGATGATGTGGGTATGGGCTTTCATGAAGAATATTTGTTATGA
- the LOC104737440 gene encoding uncharacterized protein LOC104737440 — MKNEGRQQNVIRTGMIHPRGFDPRPTNPPPANGVKVSSSTTSQSNIIGVSERSKYSNCHVSPAIKSGHKSKDRRKSQPTSCWSDEKLDRLIGSDSSSAQDILDTLYDEEDDEEDDEH, encoded by the coding sequence ATGAAGAATGAAGGTCGTCAGCAAAACGTCATAAGGACGGGAATGATTCATCCGCGGGGCTTTGATCCGCGACCAACAAACCCACCACCAGCTAATGGAGTCAAAGTGTCATCATCTACTACCAGCCAGTCAAACATCATCGGAGTAAGTGAGCGGTCCAAGTACAGTAATTGCCACGTGTCGCCGGCTATCAAGTCTGGCCACAAATCTAAAGATCGCCGTAAGTCACAACCGACAAGTTGCTGGAGTGATGAGAAGCTAGACCGGCTCATCGGGTCAGACTCTTCGTCCGCTCAGGATATTTTGGATACGTtatatgatgaagaagatgatgaagaagatgatgagcaTTAA
- the LOC104737443 gene encoding pentatricopeptide repeat-containing protein At4g02750-like → MQIQLYRALSWRTQQQRTYLNGLKRRRCIANIASRSTQTQIQKPPHSKPPTKSGDSDIKEWNVAISSYMRTGRCSEALRVFNRMPRWSSVSYNAMISGYLRNGEFERARMLFDEMPEPDLVSWNVMIKGYVRNRNLGKARELFDRMPERDVCSWNTMLSGYAQNGCVDDARKVFDRMPEKNDVSWNALLSAYVQNSQMKEACVLFESRKNNWALVSWNCLLGGFVKKKQIVEARQFFDSMKVRDVVSWNTIITGYAQNGKIDEARQLFDESPVQDVFTWTAMVSGYIQNQMVEEARELFDKMPERNEVSWNAMLAGYVQGERMEMAKELFDVMPCRNVSTWNTMITRYAQCGKISEAKSFFDKMPKRDPVSWAAMIAGYSQSGHSYEALGLFVQMEREGGRLNRSSFSSALSTCADVVALELGKQLHGRLVKGGYETGCFVGNALLLMYCKCGSIEEAYDLFKEMDGKDIVSWNTMIAGYSRHGFGEEALMFFEAMKREGMKPDDATLVAVLSACSHTGLVEKGRQYFYTMTQDYGVTPNSQHYACMVDLLGRAGLLDEAQNLMKNMPFEPDAAIWGTLLGASRVHGNTELAETAADKIFAMEPENSGMYVLLSNLYASSGRWGDVSKLRVRMRDKGVKKVPGYSWIEIQNKTHTFSVVDEFHPEKDKIYVFLEDLELRIKRAGYVSKTSVVLHDVEEEEKERMVRYHSERLAVAYGLMHVPSGRPIRAIKNLRVCEDCHNAIKYMAKITGRLIILRDNNRFHHFKDGSCSCGDYW, encoded by the coding sequence ATGCAAATTCAGTTATATCGCGCTCTTTCATGGCGAACTCAGCAGCAACGTACATACTTGAATGGactcaaaagaagaagatgcatcGCAAACATTGCATCGAGAAGTACTCAAACCCAAATCCAGAAACCACCGCATAGCAAACCCCCCACTAAATCTGGAGACTCGGATATCAAGGAGTGGAACGTAGCTATAAGCAGCTACATGCGTACGGGAAGGTGCAGCGAAGCGCTTCGTGTCTTTAACCGTATGCCCAGGTGGAGCTCCGTTTCTTATAACGCCATGATCTCTGGGTACTTGAGAAACGGCGAGTTTGAACGCGCCCGGATgttgttcgacgaaatgcctgaaCCGGATTTAGTCTCATGGAATGTGATGATCAAAGGGTATGTTAGGAATAGGAATCTTGGGAAAGCAAGGGAGTTGTTTGATAGAATGCCTGAGAGGGATGTTTGTTCTTGGAATACAATGTTGTCGGGATACGCTCAGAACGGGTGTGTTGATGATGCAAGGAAGGTTTTTGATCGAATGCCTGAGAAGAACGACGTATCTTGGAATGCATTGCTCTCTGCTTATGTTCAGAACAGTCAAATGAAGGaagcttgtgtgttgtttgagtCAAGGAAGAATAATTGGGCATTAGTTTCGTGGAACTGTTTGCTTGGTGGATTTGTTAAGAAGAAACAGATTGTTGAGGCAAGACAGTTTTTTGATAGTATGAAGGTGAGGGATGTGGTCTCTTGGAATACGATCATCACTGGTTATGCACAGAACGGGAAAATAGATGAGGCGAGACAACTGTTTGATGAGTCTCCTGTTCAAGATGTCTTTACATGGACAGCAATGGTGTCAGGATATATACAAAACCAAATGGTGGAAGAAGCTAGAGAATTATTCGACAAGATGCCAGAGAGAAACGAAGTGTCATGGAATGCCATGCTTGCAGGATATGTGCAGGGCGAGAGAATGGAGATGGCAAAGGAACTGTTTGATGTTATGCCTTGTAGAAACGTTAGTACATGGAACACAATGATTACTCGATATGCTCAGTGTGGAAAAATTTCTGAAGCTAAAAGCTTTTTTGATAAAATGCCAAAGAGAGATCCGGTCTCTTGGGCCGCTATGATTGCAGGGTATTCGCAAAGCGGACATAGCTATGAAGCTCTGGGTTTGTTTGTACAAATGGAGAGAGAGGGAGGTAGACTGAATCGCTCTTCGTTTTCATCTGCTCTAAGCACATGTGCAGACGTTGTTGCTCTTGAGCTCGGGAAGCAATTGCATGGACGATTGGTTAAAGGTGGGTATGAGACTGGCTGCTTTGTTGGGAATGCACTTTTGTTGATGTATTGCAAATGTGGAAGCATAGAAGAAGCGTATGACTTGTTTAAGGAAATGGATGGAAAGGACATTGTCTCTTGGAACACAATGATTGCAGGTTATTCAAGGCACGGGTTCGGAGAAGAGGCTTTAATGTTCTTTGAGGCGATGAAGAGAGAAGGAATGAAGCCAGATGATGCTACCTTGGTTGCGGTATTATCTGCGTGCAGTCACACAGGACTTGTTGAAAAAGGCAGGCAATACTTCTATACGATGACTCAAGACTATGGCGTAACACCTAACTCGCAACACTACGCTTGCATGGTCGATCTTCTAGGTCGAGCTGGGCTTCTAGACGAAGCTCAAAATCTAATGAAGAACATGCCCTTTGAGCCAGACGCTGCTATTTGGGGAACTCTACTCGGTGCAAGCAGAGTCCATGGAAACACAGAGCTAGCTGAAACAGCTGCAGATAAGATTTTTGCAATGGAGCCTGAAAATTCCGGTATGTATGTTCTTCTCTCTAATCTATACGCTTCTTCGGGTCGATGGGGAGATGTAAGTAAACTACGAGTGAGAATGCGGGATAAAGGGGTGAAGAAAGTTCCAGGGTACAGTTGGATTGAGATTCAGAACAAAACTCATACTTTCTCGGTTGTGGATGAGTTTCATCCTGAGAAAGACAAGATCTATGTGTTTTTGGAGGATCTGGAGTTGAGAATCAAGAGAGCAGGGTATGTTTCAAAAACGAGTGTGGTTCTTCatgatgtggaagaagaagagaaggagcgTATGGTTCGGTACCATAGCGAGAGACTGGCTGTAGCGTATGGATTAATGCATGTGCCTTCAGGGAGACCGATCCGTGCGATAAAGAATCTGCGCGTGTGTGAGGATTGTCACAATGCCATCAAGTATATGGCGAAAATCACAGGGAGATTGATTATTTTGAGGGATAATAACAGGTTTCACCATTTTAAGGATGGTTCATGCTCTTGCGGAGACTACTGGTGA
- the LOC104737442 gene encoding protein GAMETE EXPRESSED 1-like: MDRLSRSFLLFLLVLLIDSPLTCHSWGWFSSSSSENTDSSSYSRSSHHRSNPEFSIEVFSDQKVVRVLEDAKNKLVGPNSCWQNAYRYLFSGCKEAIATEEKRKRFAWHLSDCFLKDSGRRAFPTCSDDSTMMSCLKKLDDHEHKIYLEFMLETNTICQQLQSYAFKNEIERLVNELKSSAQNTEDKLDILESKSDSLMQSSSLIHDSLGSIDARVQNVAHVTNTIETRMSGLSQQTAEIYQEQKSIAESQLELMDGQVKMKETLKDGMEMFSDAYTNIQKGVDKLKSDTKQIEGEISVLGDNLSTRMNDLHSKTDDIGVKADSSLDKQQKLLDGQSVALDGIQFLTRFQSEALQESRNTLQRLKEFSQEQQEDLAKRQEKLQEVHDHLYENSKSMLEAQVAFEAKQANMFVALDKLFALHNAMLLESRVIKAFVIYFLSIFVIYMFTSTKQTYIIRPRLYIGLCVTLALEVASLRYVNDAERQAWIINILRSLFAVLASAQLLHSVFTYRDYDVLNHQILLGLVDKVNNILSKREMSWDEEDTESEVDWTSWVDTDITDDDKNLGDPDFKTPQVIKNKPDITSSTMTRRVYNLRPR; this comes from the exons ATGGATCGTTTGAGCAGaagttttcttctgtttttattGGTCTTACTTATAGATTCTCCATTAACATGCCACAGTTGGGGatggttctcttcttcttcatcggaaAACActgactcttcttcttattcccGGTCGTCTCATCATAGATCCAACCCCGAGTTCTCCATTGAAGTTTTCAGTGACCAGAAGGTGGTTCGTGTACTTGAAGACGCTAAAAACAAGCTTGTTGGTCCAAACAGTTGCTGGCAAAATGCTTATAGATACCTCTTCTCTGGCTGCAAAGAGGCAAttgccacagaagaaaagagaaagaggtttGCTTGGCATTTAAGCGATTGCTTTCTTAAAGACTCTGGAAGACGTGCTTTTCCAACTTGTAGTGATGATTCAACAATGATGAGTTGCCTCAAGAAGCTTGATGATCATGAGCATAAGATCTATCTCGAGTTCATGCTTGAGACCAACACCATCTGCCAACAATTACA GAGTTACGCGTTCAAGAACGAGATAGAGAGACTTGTGAATGAGCTGAAGAGTTCAGCTCAGAATACAGAAGATAAATTGGATATCTTGGAGAGTAAATCTGATTCTTTAATGCAGAGCTCGAGCTTGATTCATGATTCTCTAGGGTCAATAGATGCTCGGGTTCAAAACGTGGCTCATGTGACAAACACCATAGAAACTCGTATGAGTGGACTGTCTCAACAAACTGCAGAAATATATCAAGAACAAAAGAGTATTGCAGAATCACAGTTGGAGCTAATGGACGGTCAAgtgaagatgaaagaaacctTGAAAGATGGAATGGAGATGTTCAGTGATGCCTATACTAACATCCAGAAAGGAGTTGATAAGTTGAAAAGCGATACAAAGCAGATTGAAGGGGAAATAAGTGTACTCGGAGATAACCTATCAACTAGAATGAATGATTTGCATAGTAAAACTGATGACATTGGAGTTAAGGCTGATAGCTCGTTGGATAAACAACAGAAGCTTTTAGATGGCCAATCTGTGGCACTTGACGGTATTCAGTTTCTTACACGGTTTCAGTCTGAGGCACTGCAAGAGAGTAG GAATACATTGCAACGGTTGAAGGAATTTAGTCAGGAGCAACAGGAAGATCTTGCAAAGCGGCAAGAAAAGCTTCAGGAGGTTCATGATCATCTgtatgaaaattcaaaatcaatgtTGGAAGCTCAG gtaGCGTTTGAGGCAAAACAGGCAAACATGTTTGTGGCTTTGGATAAGTTGTTTGCTTTGCACAATGCGATGCTTCTCGAGTCCCGAGTGATAAAAGCCTTCGTCATCTACTTCTTGTCCATCTTTGTCATCTACATGTTTACAAGTACAAAACAAACTTATATCATAAGGCCAAGGCTTTACATTG GTTTGTGCGTCACCTTAGCATTAGAAGTGGCAAGTTTACGCTACGTGAATGATGCGGAGCGTCAAGCATGGATTATAAACATTTTGAGGTCTTTATTCGCTGTTCTTGCGTCAGCTCAGCTTCTTCATTCTGTTTTCACATACAG GGACTATGACGTACTAAACCACCAGATCTTGTTAGGATTAGTTGATAAAGTTAACAACATTCTAAGCAAGAGAGAGATGTCGTGGGATGAAGAAGATACAGAGAGCGAAGTAGACTGGACATCTTGGGTCGATACAGATATAACCGATGATGACAAAAATCTTGGAGATCCTGATTTCAAAACCCCACAAGTGATCAAGAACAAACCGGATATTACTTCTTCGACGATGACTAGAAGAGTGTATAACTTGCGTCCGCGGTAG
- the LOC104737441 gene encoding F-box protein At4g02760-like, with protein MVGRGVLMSCVIGLSLDSVLNCLTRKCQHLFLEKEFGYAKPYRICGLSFERNCPNMTSLSVIGFDLSDKNAYLLIKGLRKLKYLNLSRTKIITGLFLRDVSRDDCIDSLLETLILRDCNSLEERDVCLFLNSLLIGNFRFIRHIDVSNEAGLIYGNKPCSKPLFPLEKLNEERPGITFVAEFRTPPPAAAASSSSSSSSSSSSSSSSSSLGDSSSSSGTDDDED; from the exons ATGGTTGGACGAGGAGTCCTTATGTCGTGCGTTATCG GGTTGTCATTAGATAGCGTATTAAATTGTCTCACAAGAAAATGTCAGCATCTGTTCTTAGAGAAAGAGTTTGGATATG CTAAACCGTACCGTATATGTGGTTTGTCCTTTGAAAGAAACTGCCCCAATATGACTTCACTATCAGTTATAGGTTTTGACCTAAGTGATAAAAACGCCTACCTCCTTATTAAG GGTTTGCGTAAGCTTAAGTACCTGAACCTATCCAGAACAAAGATAATCACAGGACTCTTTTTGAG GGATGTAAGCCGTGATGACTGCATAGACTCTCTGCTCGAGACTCTGATATTGCGAGATTGCAATTCTCTAGAGGAG AGAGATGTTTGCCTGTTTTTGAATTCGTTACTCATAGGAAACTTCAGATTCATTCGACACATT GACGTTTCAAATGAAGCCGGATTGATTTATGGCAACAAGCCATGTAGCAAACCAct GTTTCCTCTGGAAAAGCTGAATGAAGAAAGACCAGGGATCACTTTTGTGGCAGAATTTAGAACACCAccaccagcagcagcagcatcatcatcatcgtcatcatcatcgtcatcatcatcatcatcatcatcttcaag CTTAGGAGATTCTTCCTCTAGCAGTGGAACTGACGACGATGAAGACTGA